A window of the Bradyrhizobium diazoefficiens genome harbors these coding sequences:
- a CDS encoding twin-arginine translocation signal domain-containing protein, whose amino-acid sequence MERRNFLKLAFGVAAGTAAFTAAAQAAPLAPQPLGNGGMPLANPDAHPAVTSSEEAAQLKPEQVHWRGHWHRRHWGWRHRHWGWHRRHWRHW is encoded by the coding sequence ATGGAGCGCCGGAACTTCCTGAAACTTGCATTCGGTGTCGCGGCGGGAACCGCCGCGTTCACTGCCGCTGCACAGGCCGCGCCGCTGGCGCCGCAGCCGCTCGGCAATGGCGGCATGCCGCTCGCCAATCCGGACGCTCATCCCGCCGTTACCAGCAGCGAGGAGGCCGCACAGCTCAAGCCCGAGCAGGTGCATTGGCGCGGCCACTGGCATCGCCGTCACTGGGGTTGGCGCCACCGTCACTGGGGCTGGCATCGCCGCCACTGGCGTCACTGGTAA
- a CDS encoding GCG_CRPN prefix-to-repeats domain-containing protein — MKYLFAAVMLASAVVGFSEAASAAGGCGPGWYRGPYGGCRPMRGPVVVAPGPVVVAPPVVVVRPRVCPYGFRWYAGRCRPF, encoded by the coding sequence ATGAAATATCTGTTCGCCGCCGTGATGCTCGCCAGCGCGGTCGTTGGTTTCAGCGAGGCGGCCAGCGCCGCCGGTGGCTGCGGCCCCGGTTGGTACCGTGGTCCCTATGGCGGCTGCCGTCCGATGCGTGGTCCGGTTGTCGTGGCCCCCGGCCCGGTCGTTGTCGCCCCGCCGGTCGTCGTCGTGCGTCCGCGCGTGTGCCCCTATGGCTTCCGCTGGTACGCCGGCCGCTGCCGTCCGTTCTGA
- a CDS encoding alpha/beta fold hydrolase — protein sequence MNRIYSAALAVALVTIPFTSHAADAPQREPYGVALEGFAYPYPVHLLPVANDGEQLSMAYMDVAPAQPNGRTVVLLHGRNFPSSYWAPVIKMLTDSGYRVVVPDQIGFGKSSKPVGELHFDNLARNTIALLDHLKIDKADIVAHSLGGMLGVRIARAYPDRVAHLVLTAPIGLEDYRLYVPPTPTEKIVESEDKLTADGYRKQLQTNYAIKLPPDAITPFIDARFNIKGSPDYPRWLRAFVSSGQMIYREPVAHEIPLITEPTLFIMGADDHNAPGRPNAPEALRAKMGQNAELAKAFAVKMPNARAEVIADTGHLVFLEAPEKYKELVLGFLGH from the coding sequence ATGAACCGCATCTACTCGGCAGCGCTTGCTGTCGCCCTTGTTACTATCCCGTTTACGTCACACGCCGCCGACGCGCCGCAACGCGAGCCCTACGGCGTCGCGCTCGAAGGCTTTGCCTATCCTTATCCCGTGCACCTGCTGCCTGTCGCCAATGACGGCGAGCAACTCAGCATGGCCTATATGGACGTCGCGCCAGCGCAGCCGAACGGCCGCACTGTCGTGCTGCTGCACGGACGCAACTTTCCGTCGAGCTATTGGGCGCCTGTCATCAAGATGCTCACCGACTCCGGCTATCGCGTCGTGGTGCCCGACCAGATCGGCTTCGGCAAATCGTCGAAGCCTGTGGGCGAACTGCATTTCGACAATCTGGCGCGCAACACCATCGCGCTGCTCGATCATCTCAAAATCGACAAGGCGGACATCGTCGCGCATTCGCTCGGCGGCATGCTGGGCGTGCGCATCGCCCGCGCCTATCCTGATCGCGTCGCGCATCTCGTGCTGACCGCGCCGATCGGGCTGGAAGACTACCGCCTTTACGTGCCGCCGACGCCGACCGAGAAGATCGTCGAGAGCGAGGACAAGCTCACCGCCGACGGCTACCGAAAACAGCTCCAGACCAACTACGCGATCAAGCTGCCGCCTGATGCGATCACGCCGTTCATCGACGCTCGCTTCAACATCAAAGGCAGCCCCGACTACCCACGCTGGCTGCGCGCCTTCGTCAGCTCAGGCCAGATGATCTATCGCGAGCCGGTGGCGCATGAAATCCCGCTGATTACCGAACCCACGCTGTTCATCATGGGTGCCGACGACCACAACGCACCGGGACGGCCGAACGCACCGGAGGCGCTGCGCGCGAAAATGGGGCAGAACGCCGAGCTGGCAAAAGCGTTTGCGGTGAAGATGCCGAATGCACGGGCTGAGGTCATTGCAGACACCGGTCACCTCGTCTTCCTGGAGGCGCCAGAGAAGTACAAGGAATTGGTGCTGGGCTTCCTCGGCCACTAA
- a CDS encoding winged helix-turn-helix domain-containing protein: MKSGPDIAMVASLVGDPARANMLTALMNGRALTASELAQEAGITPQTASSHLAKLEAGRLVEPEKQGRHRYYRLTDDDVAGVLEGLAGLAARTGHMRVRTGPKDPALRRARICYDHLAGDLGVQMLDSLRARNLVRQKKQDIELTAEGERFLAKHLQISPDMLSHPRRPVCKACLDWSERRHHLAGTLGAAMMQRFAELKWAARDPTPGSRVVNFTRTGEKQFAALFGNAKD, encoded by the coding sequence ATGAAATCAGGACCCGACATCGCCATGGTCGCTTCGCTGGTCGGCGATCCCGCCCGCGCCAACATGCTCACGGCGCTGATGAACGGCCGTGCGCTCACGGCCAGCGAGCTCGCGCAGGAGGCCGGCATCACGCCGCAAACCGCGAGCTCGCATCTCGCAAAACTCGAGGCCGGCCGGCTGGTCGAGCCGGAGAAGCAGGGCCGCCATCGCTACTATCGCCTCACCGACGACGACGTCGCCGGGGTGCTCGAAGGCCTCGCCGGCCTTGCCGCGCGCACCGGCCACATGCGCGTGCGCACCGGGCCGAAGGATCCGGCGCTGCGGCGCGCGCGGATCTGCTACGACCACCTCGCCGGCGATCTCGGCGTGCAGATGCTCGATTCCTTGCGTGCGCGAAACCTGGTCAGGCAGAAGAAGCAGGACATCGAGCTGACCGCTGAAGGCGAGCGCTTCCTCGCCAAGCATCTGCAGATCTCGCCTGATATGCTCAGCCATCCGCGCCGCCCGGTCTGCAAAGCCTGTCTCGACTGGAGCGAGCGGCGCCACCATCTTGCCGGAACGCTGGGCGCTGCGATGATGCAGCGCTTTGCCGAGCTGAAATGGGCCGCACGCGACCCCACCCCCGGCAGCCGCGTGGTGAATTTCACCCGCACCGGCGAGAAGCAGTTCGCCGCCCTGTTCGGGAACGCGAAGGACTGA
- a CDS encoding NIPSNAP family protein: MSVTVFIRYQLDPFKRAQFEEYSKRWLTIIPKCGGDLIGYFMPHEGTNNIAFALITFESLAAYEAYRARLRQDAEGMANFHFAEDNKFILAEERTFLRKVVV, encoded by the coding sequence ATGTCCGTCACCGTCTTCATCCGCTACCAGCTCGATCCCTTCAAGCGCGCGCAGTTCGAGGAATACTCAAAACGCTGGCTTACCATCATCCCGAAATGCGGCGGCGACCTGATCGGCTATTTCATGCCGCATGAGGGCACCAACAACATCGCGTTCGCGCTGATCACGTTTGAGAGCCTCGCCGCCTACGAGGCCTATCGCGCGCGGCTGCGGCAGGATGCCGAAGGGATGGCGAACTTCCATTTCGCCGAGGACAATAAATTCATCCTCGCCGAAGAGCGCACCTTCCTCCGCAAGGTGGTAGTGTAG
- a CDS encoding antibiotic biosynthesis monooxygenase family protein: protein MIAVIFEVWPKPEHRQDYFDLAADLKPILQTIDGFISVERFESLTEKGKILSLSFWRDEAAVAAWRNTMEHRRTQAKGRAQIFADYHLRIASVVRDYGMNDREQAPKDSRAVHDAH from the coding sequence ATGATCGCCGTGATTTTTGAAGTCTGGCCCAAGCCCGAGCATCGCCAGGACTATTTCGACCTCGCGGCCGATCTGAAGCCGATCCTGCAAACCATCGACGGTTTCATCTCGGTCGAGCGGTTCGAAAGCCTGACCGAGAAGGGCAAGATCCTGTCGCTGTCATTCTGGCGGGACGAGGCCGCCGTCGCAGCCTGGCGCAACACGATGGAGCACCGCCGCACGCAGGCCAAGGGCAGGGCGCAGATTTTTGCCGACTATCATCTGCGCATCGCGAGCGTGGTGCGCGACTACGGCATGAACGATCGCGAGCAGGCGCCGAAGGACAGCCGCGCCGTGCACGACGCGCACTAG
- a CDS encoding isocitrate lyase/PEP mutase family protein yields MHVTTADKRATFRKMHESGCFILPNPVDVGGAKALQHLGFKAIASSSAGFAWTIGKADNHVTVEDVCQHLAALSSSVDIPVNADFEGGFAVEPDKVADNVARGVRTGVAGLSIEDSTGDKDKPIYEHALAVERIKASRKAIGDSGTLLVGRCEAYLWGVTDLKLVIDRLTAYADAGADCLYAPGLKTREDIAAAVKAVHPKPFNLLIGGSGLSLKEAEDLGVRRISVGGSLARAAWGGFMRAAKEMAEKGTFGELASGYPGGELNKMFS; encoded by the coding sequence ATGCATGTGACAACTGCTGACAAGCGCGCGACGTTCAGGAAGATGCACGAGAGCGGCTGCTTCATCCTGCCCAATCCGGTCGATGTCGGGGGCGCCAAGGCGTTGCAGCATCTCGGTTTCAAGGCGATCGCGTCGTCGAGCGCGGGCTTTGCCTGGACCATCGGCAAGGCCGACAATCACGTCACCGTCGAGGACGTCTGTCAGCATCTGGCAGCATTGAGCTCGTCGGTCGATATCCCCGTGAACGCGGATTTCGAGGGCGGCTTCGCGGTCGAGCCGGACAAAGTCGCTGACAATGTCGCGCGCGGCGTGCGCACCGGCGTTGCCGGCCTCTCGATCGAGGATTCCACCGGCGACAAGGACAAGCCGATCTACGAGCACGCGCTCGCGGTCGAGCGCATCAAGGCCTCGCGCAAGGCGATCGGCGACAGCGGCACGCTGCTGGTCGGCCGCTGCGAAGCGTATCTCTGGGGCGTCACCGATCTCAAGCTCGTCATCGACCGGCTCACCGCCTACGCGGATGCCGGCGCCGACTGCCTTTACGCGCCCGGCCTGAAGACGCGCGAGGACATCGCCGCGGCGGTGAAGGCGGTGCATCCAAAGCCGTTCAACCTGCTGATCGGCGGCTCCGGGCTGTCGTTGAAGGAAGCCGAAGATCTCGGCGTGCGCCGGATCAGCGTCGGCGGCTCGCTTGCGCGGGCCGCCTGGGGCGGCTTCATGCGCGCGGCGAAGGAGATGGCGGAGAAGGGGACGTTCGGCGAGCTTGCCAGCGGGTATCCCGGCGGCGAGCTCAACAAGATGTTCAGCTAA
- a CDS encoding trimeric intracellular cation channel family protein, whose translation MWSLPPSDSVLHFLSLVAVAAQGMTAALAAGRRSMDWLGVCFLGCITALGGGTLRDLFLGHYPLAWVQNPIYLALAGGAAFLTILFARLVHRLKLAFIVLDAIGLVIFTMTGCDVAWQMDASLPIVIVSGMVTGCAGGVLRDVLCNDVPLLFRSELYASVSVVTGLFYATAFGLNINAELWTVLTFVLGISLRLLAVRYKWEMPKFVFTGDEEK comes from the coding sequence ATGTGGAGCCTGCCGCCGAGCGATAGCGTGCTGCATTTCCTCTCCCTGGTCGCGGTGGCCGCGCAGGGCATGACCGCCGCGCTCGCCGCCGGCCGACGCAGCATGGATTGGCTCGGGGTCTGCTTCCTCGGCTGCATCACCGCGCTCGGTGGCGGCACGCTGCGCGATCTCTTCCTCGGGCACTATCCATTGGCCTGGGTGCAAAACCCGATCTATCTCGCGCTCGCGGGCGGCGCCGCCTTCCTTACCATCCTGTTCGCGCGCCTCGTGCACCGGCTGAAGCTCGCCTTCATCGTGCTCGATGCGATCGGCCTCGTGATCTTCACCATGACCGGCTGCGACGTCGCCTGGCAGATGGATGCCTCGCTGCCGATCGTCATCGTCTCCGGCATGGTGACAGGCTGCGCCGGCGGCGTGTTGCGCGACGTGCTCTGTAACGACGTGCCGCTGCTGTTCCGCTCGGAGCTCTATGCCAGCGTCTCGGTGGTGACCGGCCTGTTCTATGCCACGGCGTTCGGATTGAACATCAACGCCGAACTCTGGACCGTCCTGACCTTCGTCCTCGGCATCAGCCTGCGCCTGCTCGCGGTGCGCTACAAATGGGAGATGCCGAAGTTCGTATTCACGGGAGATGAGGAGAAGTAG
- a CDS encoding c-type cytochrome: MRRILAGLVLCSAVSSAALAAEPSPELIAHGKSLVEAGDCAGCHTADPAKPFAGGKRIGTPFGAIYAPNLTPDRDTGIGAWSDADFTRAVRTGTAPDGSLYYPAFPYPYFTHMTKDDTLAIRAYLGTLAPVANRNKPPELRWPFGHRSLMRAWNLLFFTPGLFEPDQSKSAAWNRGGYLVTGLGHCGACHTPKNYFGADKTAQALSGSELGGWYAPRLDGAARTGLQSWSADDITEYLQSGRNAKSHADGPMAEVIVNSTSRMSDADVRAIAVYLKSLPPARRETIVTPPDEAEMKAGQAVYAKFCIACHEADGSGAPRIYPPLPANALLQSINPSSTLRIILDGAHTMTTPRAPNTGEMPPYAKQLSDDEIAAVTNYIRNSWGNAGPLVTPAQVAKARGQEP, from the coding sequence ATGCGGAGGATTCTGGCTGGTCTGGTCTTGTGCAGTGCGGTTTCGAGTGCAGCCCTCGCCGCCGAGCCCTCGCCCGAGCTGATCGCCCACGGCAAGTCGCTGGTCGAGGCCGGCGACTGCGCAGGTTGCCACACCGCCGATCCCGCAAAGCCGTTCGCCGGCGGCAAGCGTATCGGCACGCCCTTTGGCGCCATCTATGCGCCGAATCTGACGCCGGACCGCGACACCGGAATCGGCGCCTGGTCGGACGCCGACTTCACCCGCGCCGTGCGCACTGGCACCGCGCCGGATGGCTCGCTTTACTACCCGGCCTTCCCCTACCCCTACTTCACCCACATGACCAAGGACGACACGCTCGCGATCCGCGCCTATCTCGGTACGCTCGCGCCGGTCGCGAACCGCAACAAGCCGCCGGAGCTGCGCTGGCCATTCGGCCATCGCAGCCTGATGCGAGCCTGGAACTTGCTGTTCTTCACACCCGGCCTGTTCGAGCCGGACCAGAGCAAGAGCGCGGCCTGGAACAGGGGCGGCTATCTCGTCACCGGGCTCGGCCATTGCGGCGCCTGCCACACGCCAAAAAACTATTTTGGCGCGGACAAGACCGCGCAGGCGCTGTCAGGCAGCGAGCTCGGCGGTTGGTACGCGCCGCGGCTCGACGGCGCCGCACGGACCGGATTGCAGTCGTGGAGTGCGGACGACATCACCGAATATCTGCAGAGCGGCCGCAACGCCAAGAGCCATGCCGACGGTCCGATGGCCGAGGTGATCGTCAATTCGACCTCGAGAATGAGCGATGCCGATGTGCGCGCGATAGCGGTGTACCTGAAGAGCCTGCCGCCGGCGCGTCGCGAGACCATCGTGACACCGCCCGATGAGGCCGAGATGAAAGCGGGCCAGGCGGTCTACGCAAAATTCTGCATCGCCTGCCATGAAGCGGACGGCTCCGGCGCGCCGCGCATCTATCCGCCATTGCCGGCGAACGCGCTGCTGCAATCGATCAACCCGTCCTCGACCTTGCGCATCATCCTCGACGGCGCCCACACCATGACGACGCCGCGGGCGCCGAACACCGGCGAGATGCCGCCCTATGCCAAGCAACTGTCCGACGACGAGATCGCGGCGGTGACGAATTACATCCGCAACTCCTGGGGCAACGCCGGTCCGCTGGTGACGCCTGCGCAGGTGGCGAAGGCGCGCGGACAGGAGCCGTAG
- a CDS encoding indolepyruvate ferredoxin oxidoreductase family protein, which translates to MGINQGPISLDQKYTQDTGHIFTTGIQALVRLPMAQIRRDRAAGLNTAGFISGYRGSPLGGYDQQLFAARKHLEQYNIKFQPGVNEDLAATAVWGSQQLNLSPGAKYDGVVGIWYGKGPGVDRCGDVFRHGNAAGSAKNGGVLCLAGDDHGAKSSTVPHQSDHAFISALMPYLYPSSIHEMIEMGLLGIAMSRYSGCWVGMKVITETVETTAEIDLTDEMKPFIIPPDFELPPGGLNLRWPDDRFEQDRRLQDYKGFAAIAFARANKVNRVTMDSPNARFGIMASGKSYEDVRQALRELGITEQVAAKIGLRLYKIGMPWPLEPEGVRQFAVGLEEIFIVEERREIVENQVKQELFNWRDDVRPRIVGKMDEHDKRFLTFAAELSVASLATSLTERLLRLNLNPEIAEMLRAKADWFNGRQATQMQAVAPVSRTPYFCSGCPHNTSTKVPEGSRAMAGIGCHFMALWMDRSTETFTHMGGEGVPWVGIAPFTNENHIFANLGDGTYFHSGLLAIRQAVASKTNITYKILYNDAVAMTGGQRHDGDLSPQQITFQLHAEGIREIYLVSETPDAYPADTIAPGVKKYHRDELDNVMKMCRDYKGTSAIVFVQTCAAEKRRRRKRGLLEDPARRVMINPAVCEGCGDCSVQSNCISVEPLETEFGRKRAINQSSCNKDYSCLKGFCPSFVTIDGGAPRHRAPAELADIGALPEPASRPALDKPYNIAVGGVGGTGVLTIGALLGMAAHIEGKASMILDMSGLAQKGGAVLSHVRLSDHPAEVTCSRIVTGTADVVLAADEVVAVAKDTISLCDSSRTHGIINSHVIPTADFVLNRDFNFQTRKLNGLLETALHKDSVFFDFTKPAEQLLGDSIATNMMMMGYAYQKGLFPLSAESIEQAIEVNGVAIKMNKEAFRLGRLAVADPQRLADMLKGTDEVVAPKTLDAMTLDEVIEHRAKHLTAYQNNRLAKRYRKLVDQVRDAAVKGGYDDALPRAVALNYAKLLAYKDEYEVARLFTDGAFAQQLRDQFEGDYKFSFNLAPPILASGVDALGRPKKRAFGPWMLNVFGVLAKFKSLRGTPLDIFGRSADRKLERDLIVGYEKDVATVLGLLSPLTIDTAVELLSLPDRIRGYGPVKEKAVADAKARYAQLAADLASPPPAPRQIAAE; encoded by the coding sequence ATGGGCATCAACCAGGGTCCGATCAGTCTCGATCAAAAATACACCCAGGACACCGGCCATATCTTCACGACGGGCATCCAGGCGCTGGTCCGCCTGCCCATGGCCCAGATTCGCCGCGACCGCGCTGCAGGCCTGAACACCGCGGGCTTCATCTCCGGCTATCGCGGCTCGCCGCTCGGCGGCTATGACCAGCAGCTCTTCGCCGCGCGAAAGCACCTCGAGCAGTACAACATCAAGTTTCAGCCCGGCGTGAACGAGGATCTGGCGGCGACTGCCGTCTGGGGCTCGCAGCAGCTCAATCTCTCGCCCGGCGCCAAATATGACGGCGTGGTCGGCATCTGGTACGGCAAAGGCCCCGGCGTCGACCGCTGCGGCGATGTCTTCCGCCATGGCAACGCGGCCGGCTCGGCCAAGAACGGCGGCGTGCTGTGCCTCGCCGGCGACGACCACGGCGCAAAGTCCTCGACCGTCCCGCATCAGTCCGACCACGCCTTCATCTCGGCGCTGATGCCGTATCTCTATCCCTCGAGCATCCACGAGATGATCGAGATGGGCCTGCTGGGCATCGCGATGTCGCGCTACTCCGGCTGCTGGGTCGGCATGAAGGTGATCACGGAGACTGTGGAGACCACCGCCGAGATCGACCTGACCGACGAGATGAAGCCGTTCATCATCCCGCCGGATTTCGAGCTGCCGCCCGGCGGCCTCAATCTGCGCTGGCCCGACGACCGTTTCGAGCAGGACCGGCGTCTGCAGGACTATAAGGGCTTCGCCGCGATCGCCTTCGCACGTGCCAACAAGGTCAACCGCGTCACCATGGATAGCCCGAATGCCCGCTTCGGCATCATGGCGTCAGGCAAGAGCTATGAGGACGTCCGCCAGGCGCTTCGCGAGCTCGGGATCACCGAGCAGGTCGCCGCCAAGATCGGCCTTCGCCTCTACAAGATCGGCATGCCGTGGCCGCTGGAGCCGGAAGGCGTGCGCCAGTTCGCGGTCGGGCTCGAGGAGATCTTCATCGTCGAGGAGCGCCGCGAGATCGTCGAGAACCAGGTCAAGCAGGAGCTGTTCAACTGGCGCGACGACGTCCGCCCGCGCATCGTCGGCAAGATGGACGAGCACGACAAGCGCTTCCTGACCTTCGCCGCCGAGCTCAGCGTCGCATCGCTTGCGACCTCGCTGACTGAACGTCTCCTTCGACTTAATCTCAACCCTGAAATCGCGGAGATGCTCCGCGCCAAGGCCGACTGGTTCAACGGCCGCCAGGCCACCCAGATGCAGGCGGTCGCGCCTGTCTCCCGCACCCCATATTTCTGCTCCGGCTGCCCCCACAACACATCCACAAAGGTCCCCGAAGGTAGCCGCGCCATGGCCGGCATCGGCTGCCACTTTATGGCGCTGTGGATGGATCGCTCGACCGAGACCTTTACGCATATGGGCGGCGAGGGCGTGCCGTGGGTCGGCATCGCGCCGTTCACCAACGAGAACCACATTTTTGCGAACCTCGGCGACGGCACCTATTTCCACTCCGGCCTTCTCGCCATCCGACAGGCGGTCGCCTCCAAGACCAACATCACCTACAAGATCCTCTACAACGACGCCGTCGCCATGACCGGCGGCCAGCGCCATGACGGCGATCTCTCGCCGCAGCAGATCACCTTCCAGCTCCACGCCGAAGGCATTCGCGAGATCTATTTGGTCTCGGAGACGCCCGATGCCTATCCGGCCGACACCATCGCGCCGGGCGTGAAGAAATATCATCGCGACGAGCTCGACAACGTCATGAAGATGTGCCGCGACTACAAGGGCACGTCGGCGATCGTGTTCGTGCAGACCTGCGCCGCCGAGAAGCGCCGCCGCCGCAAGCGCGGCCTGCTGGAGGATCCGGCGCGCCGCGTCATGATCAATCCGGCAGTCTGCGAAGGCTGCGGCGACTGCTCGGTGCAGTCGAACTGCATCTCGGTCGAGCCGCTGGAGACCGAGTTCGGCCGCAAGCGCGCCATCAACCAGTCGTCCTGCAACAAGGACTATTCCTGCCTGAAGGGCTTTTGCCCGTCCTTCGTCACCATCGACGGTGGCGCGCCGCGCCATCGTGCGCCGGCGGAGCTTGCCGACATCGGCGCGCTGCCGGAGCCGGCCTCGCGTCCGGCGCTGGACAAGCCCTATAACATCGCGGTCGGAGGCGTCGGTGGCACCGGCGTGCTCACCATCGGCGCGCTGCTCGGCATGGCCGCGCATATCGAGGGCAAGGCCTCGATGATCCTCGACATGTCGGGCCTGGCGCAGAAGGGCGGGGCGGTGCTCAGCCATGTCCGCCTGTCGGATCATCCGGCCGAAGTGACGTGCTCGCGCATCGTCACCGGCACGGCGGACGTCGTGCTTGCCGCCGACGAGGTGGTCGCTGTCGCCAAGGACACGATCTCGCTCTGCGACAGCAGCCGCACCCACGGCATCATCAACAGCCACGTCATTCCCACCGCCGACTTTGTCCTGAACCGCGACTTCAACTTCCAGACCCGCAAGCTGAATGGATTGCTGGAAACGGCGCTGCACAAGGACTCCGTGTTCTTCGACTTCACCAAGCCGGCCGAGCAGCTGCTGGGCGACAGCATCGCCACCAACATGATGATGATGGGCTATGCCTATCAGAAGGGACTGTTCCCGTTGTCGGCGGAGTCGATCGAGCAGGCCATCGAGGTCAACGGTGTCGCGATCAAGATGAACAAGGAAGCCTTCCGCCTCGGCCGCCTTGCTGTCGCTGATCCCCAGCGCCTCGCCGACATGCTGAAGGGGACGGACGAGGTTGTTGCGCCGAAGACGCTGGACGCCATGACGCTCGACGAAGTCATCGAGCACCGCGCCAAGCATCTGACCGCCTATCAGAATAATCGCCTCGCCAAGCGTTACCGCAAGCTGGTCGACCAGGTGCGCGACGCCGCGGTGAAGGGCGGCTACGACGATGCGCTGCCGCGCGCGGTGGCGCTCAATTACGCAAAACTGCTCGCCTACAAGGACGAGTACGAGGTCGCGCGCCTCTTCACCGACGGCGCCTTCGCGCAACAGCTCCGCGACCAGTTCGAGGGCGACTACAAGTTCAGCTTCAACCTGGCCCCGCCGATATTGGCGTCCGGCGTCGATGCGCTCGGCCGCCCGAAGAAGCGCGCCTTCGGTCCGTGGATGCTGAATGTGTTCGGAGTGCTGGCAAAATTCAAATCCCTGCGCGGCACCCCGCTCGATATCTTCGGCCGCAGCGCCGACCGCAAGCTCGAGCGCGATTTGATCGTGGGCTACGAGAAGGACGTTGCCACCGTGCTCGGCCTGCTGTCGCCGCTCACGATCGACACCGCGGTGGAGTTGCTGTCACTGCCCGATCGCATCCGCGGCTACGGCCCGGTGAAGGAAAAAGCGGTCGCGGACGCCAAGGCCCGCTACGCCCAGCTCGCCGCCGACCTCGCCAGCCCGCCACCCGCGCCAAGGCAGATCGCAGCGGAGTAG